One segment of Prionailurus bengalensis isolate Pbe53 chromosome D4, Fcat_Pben_1.1_paternal_pri, whole genome shotgun sequence DNA contains the following:
- the LOC122474765 gene encoding major allergen Can f 1-like, whose translation MKALLLAIGLGLITVLQAQDPPASGEDSTAMSGKWYMKAMITDRETSQKKPELVTPMTLTVLEGGNLKAETTLLINGQCKEVELILEKTSEPNKYLLYGGKRVVYIEPTEVKDHYIFYCEGEIQGEQARMAKLVGRDPESNEEALENFREFIRAKGFNQEIFSPKQSDTCPPGTDQEPEA comes from the exons ATGAAGGCCCTGCTCCTGGCCATCGGCCTCGGCCTCATCACCGTCCTCCAGGCCCAGGATCCCCCGGCCTCGGGCGAGGACTCGACGGCT ATGTCAGGAAAATGGTACATGAAGGCCATGATCACAGACCGAGAGACATCCCAGAAGAAGCCGGAGTTGGTGACTCCCATGACCCTCACGGTTCTGGAGGGGGGCAACCTGAAAGCCGAGACCACCTTGCT GATAAATGGTCAGTGCAAGGAGGTGGAACTGATCCTGGAGAAAACCTCTGAGCCCAACAAATACTTGCTCT ACGGGGGCAAGCGTGTCGTGTACATCGAGCCGACAGAGGTGAAGGACCACTACATTTTCTACTGTGAGGGCGAGATCCAGGGGGAGCAGGCCCGAATGGCAAAGCTTGTGG GAAGAGACCCCGAGAGCAACGAGGAGGCCTTGGAGAATTTTCGGGAGTTCATAAGAGCCAAAGGATTCAACCAGGAGATCTTCTCCCCCAAACAAAGCG ACACCTGCCCTCCCGGGACAGATCAGG AGCCGGAGGCGTGA